The proteins below come from a single Haemorhous mexicanus isolate bHaeMex1 chromosome 18, bHaeMex1.pri, whole genome shotgun sequence genomic window:
- the TBC1D20 gene encoding TBC1 domain family member 20 isoform X4 has product MGRQSPPRNGVGGHDFDAKKKRKVAEIYQALNSDPINVATLRRMAISEGGLLTDEIRCKVWPKLLSVNTDDLPPLPARKELREDNKDYQQVLLDVRRSLRRFPPGMPDDQREGLQEELIDIILHVLQRNPQLHYYQGYHDIVVTFLLVVGDRLATALVEKLSTHHLRDFMDSTMDNTKHILNYLMPIIDQVNPEVHDFMQSAEVGTIFALSWLITWFGHVLSDFRHVVRLYDFFLACHPLMPIYFAAVIVLHREQEVLDCECDMASVHHLLSQIPQDLPYESLISKAGDLFVQFPPSELAKEAAQAAQAERTAASTFKDFELASVQQRPDTVLRQRFRERLRGEERLRGEERTKSILTKPRTNRFVKLAVMGLTVALGAAALAMVKSALEWAPKFQLQIFP; this is encoded by the exons ATGGGCCGGCAGAGCCCGCCGCGCAACGGCGTCGGCGGCCACG ACTTTGATgctaagaagaaaagaaaagtggCAGAGATTTACCAGGCTCTGAACAGTGACCCCATCAACGTGGCAACGCTGAGGCGGATGGCGATCAGCGAGGGCGGGCTGCTCACGGACGAGATCCGGTGCAAAGTGTGGCCAAAGCTGCTCAGTGTTAATACAGACGACCTGCCCCCTCTTCCAG CAAGGAAGGAGCTGCGAGAGGACAATAAGGATTACCAGCAAGTGTTACTGGATGTGCGGCGATCCCTGCGCCGCTTCCCACCAG GGATGCCAGATGACCAGAGGGAAGGATTGCAGGAGGAGCTCATCGATATCATCCTCCACGTCCTCCAGCGCAACCCCCAGCTGCACTACTACCAGGGATACCATGACATCGTGGTCACCTTCCTCCTGGTGGTGGGGGACAGGCTGGCCACAGCACTGGTGGAGAAGCTCTCAACGCATCACCTCAG GGATTTTATGGACTCAACGATGGATAATACCAAGCACATTTTAAATTACCTGATGCCCATCATAGACCAGGTGAACCCTGAGGTGCATGACTTCATGCAGAG TGCGGAGGTGGGAACCATCTTTGCTCTCAGCTGGCTGATCACCTGGTTTGGCCACGTTTTATCTGACTTCCGGCACGTTGTGCGATTATATGACTTCTTCCTGGCTTGCCACCCGCTGATGCCCATTTATTTTGCAGCTGTG ATCGTGCTGCACCGGGAGCAGGAAGTTCTGGACTGTGAGTGTGACATGGCCTCTGTCCACCACCTCCTGTCCCAGATCCCACAGGACCTTCCTTATGAGTCTCTGATCAGCAAAGCCGGGGACCTTTTTGTCCAGTTTCCACCTTCTGAACTCGCCaaggaggcagctcaggcagctcaGGCGGAACG AACTGCGGCTTCCACTTTTAAGGACTTTGAGTTGGCATCAGTGCAGCAGAGACCAGACACTGTGTTGAGGCAACGCTTTAGAGAGCGGCTCCGAGGGGAGGAGCGGCTCCGAGGGGAGGAGCGGACAAAATCCATCTTGACAAAGCCCCGGACCAACCGCTTTGTCAAGCTGGCAGTGATGGGGCTGacggtggcactgggagcagctgccctggctaTGGTGAAGAGCGCACTGGAGTGGGCACCCAAGTTTCAGCTGCAGATTTTCCCCTGA
- the TBC1D20 gene encoding TBC1 domain family member 20 isoform X1, whose amino-acid sequence MWCEVVSLLRSLGSALVSYFDAKKKRKVAEIYQALNSDPINVATLRRMAISEGGLLTDEIRCKVWPKLLSVNTDDLPPLPGRSCERTIRITSKCYWMCGDPCAASHQGCQMTRGKDCRRSSSISSSTSSSATPSCTTTRDTMTSWSPSSWWWGTGWPQHWWRSSQRITSGTQWEERSQLHVLRLWGHLCRDFMDSTMDNTKHILNYLMPIIDQVNPEVHDFMQSAEVGTIFALSWLITWFGHVLSDFRHVVRLYDFFLACHPLMPIYFAAVIVLHREQEVLDCECDMASVHHLLSQIPQDLPYESLISKAGDLFVQFPPSELAKEAAQAAQAERTAASTFKDFELASVQQRPDTVLRQRFRERLRGEERLRGEERTKSILTKPRTNRFVKLAVMGLTVALGAAALAMVKSALEWAPKFQLQIFP is encoded by the exons ATGTGGTGTGAAGTAGTGTCCCTTCTCCGCTCCCTGGGAAGCGCTCTGGTGTCCT ACTTTGATgctaagaagaaaagaaaagtggCAGAGATTTACCAGGCTCTGAACAGTGACCCCATCAACGTGGCAACGCTGAGGCGGATGGCGATCAGCGAGGGCGGGCTGCTCACGGACGAGATCCGGTGCAAAGTGTGGCCAAAGCTGCTCAGTGTTAATACAGACGACCTGCCCCCTCTTCCAG GAAGGAGCTGCGAGAGGACAATAAGGATTACCAGCAAGTGTTACTGGATGTGCGGCGATCCCTGCGCCGCTTCCCACCAG GGATGCCAGATGACCAGAGGGAAGGATTGCAGGAGGAGCTCATCGATATCATCCTCCACGTCCTCCAGCGCAACCCCCAGCTGCACTACTACCAGGGATACCATGACATCGTGGTCACCTTCCTCCTGGTGGTGGGGGACAGGCTGGCCACAGCACTGGTGGAGAAGCTCTCAACGCATCACCTCAGGTACTCAGTGGGAGGAGAGGAGCCAACTGCATGTCCTCaggctgtggggacacctgtGCAG GGATTTTATGGACTCAACGATGGATAATACCAAGCACATTTTAAATTACCTGATGCCCATCATAGACCAGGTGAACCCTGAGGTGCATGACTTCATGCAGAG TGCGGAGGTGGGAACCATCTTTGCTCTCAGCTGGCTGATCACCTGGTTTGGCCACGTTTTATCTGACTTCCGGCACGTTGTGCGATTATATGACTTCTTCCTGGCTTGCCACCCGCTGATGCCCATTTATTTTGCAGCTGTG ATCGTGCTGCACCGGGAGCAGGAAGTTCTGGACTGTGAGTGTGACATGGCCTCTGTCCACCACCTCCTGTCCCAGATCCCACAGGACCTTCCTTATGAGTCTCTGATCAGCAAAGCCGGGGACCTTTTTGTCCAGTTTCCACCTTCTGAACTCGCCaaggaggcagctcaggcagctcaGGCGGAACG AACTGCGGCTTCCACTTTTAAGGACTTTGAGTTGGCATCAGTGCAGCAGAGACCAGACACTGTGTTGAGGCAACGCTTTAGAGAGCGGCTCCGAGGGGAGGAGCGGCTCCGAGGGGAGGAGCGGACAAAATCCATCTTGACAAAGCCCCGGACCAACCGCTTTGTCAAGCTGGCAGTGATGGGGCTGacggtggcactgggagcagctgccctggctaTGGTGAAGAGCGCACTGGAGTGGGCACCCAAGTTTCAGCTGCAGATTTTCCCCTGA
- the TBC1D20 gene encoding TBC1 domain family member 20 isoform X2 produces the protein MGRQSPPRNGVGGHDFDAKKKRKVAEIYQALNSDPINVATLRRMAISEGGLLTDEIRCKVWPKLLSVNTDDLPPLPGRSCERTIRITSKCYWMCGDPCAASHQGCQMTRGKDCRRSSSISSSTSSSATPSCTTTRDTMTSWSPSSWWWGTGWPQHWWRSSQRITSGTQWEERSQLHVLRLWGHLCRDFMDSTMDNTKHILNYLMPIIDQVNPEVHDFMQSAEVGTIFALSWLITWFGHVLSDFRHVVRLYDFFLACHPLMPIYFAAVIVLHREQEVLDCECDMASVHHLLSQIPQDLPYESLISKAGDLFVQFPPSELAKEAAQAAQAERTAASTFKDFELASVQQRPDTVLRQRFRERLRGEERLRGEERTKSILTKPRTNRFVKLAVMGLTVALGAAALAMVKSALEWAPKFQLQIFP, from the exons ATGGGCCGGCAGAGCCCGCCGCGCAACGGCGTCGGCGGCCACG ACTTTGATgctaagaagaaaagaaaagtggCAGAGATTTACCAGGCTCTGAACAGTGACCCCATCAACGTGGCAACGCTGAGGCGGATGGCGATCAGCGAGGGCGGGCTGCTCACGGACGAGATCCGGTGCAAAGTGTGGCCAAAGCTGCTCAGTGTTAATACAGACGACCTGCCCCCTCTTCCAG GAAGGAGCTGCGAGAGGACAATAAGGATTACCAGCAAGTGTTACTGGATGTGCGGCGATCCCTGCGCCGCTTCCCACCAG GGATGCCAGATGACCAGAGGGAAGGATTGCAGGAGGAGCTCATCGATATCATCCTCCACGTCCTCCAGCGCAACCCCCAGCTGCACTACTACCAGGGATACCATGACATCGTGGTCACCTTCCTCCTGGTGGTGGGGGACAGGCTGGCCACAGCACTGGTGGAGAAGCTCTCAACGCATCACCTCAGGTACTCAGTGGGAGGAGAGGAGCCAACTGCATGTCCTCaggctgtggggacacctgtGCAG GGATTTTATGGACTCAACGATGGATAATACCAAGCACATTTTAAATTACCTGATGCCCATCATAGACCAGGTGAACCCTGAGGTGCATGACTTCATGCAGAG TGCGGAGGTGGGAACCATCTTTGCTCTCAGCTGGCTGATCACCTGGTTTGGCCACGTTTTATCTGACTTCCGGCACGTTGTGCGATTATATGACTTCTTCCTGGCTTGCCACCCGCTGATGCCCATTTATTTTGCAGCTGTG ATCGTGCTGCACCGGGAGCAGGAAGTTCTGGACTGTGAGTGTGACATGGCCTCTGTCCACCACCTCCTGTCCCAGATCCCACAGGACCTTCCTTATGAGTCTCTGATCAGCAAAGCCGGGGACCTTTTTGTCCAGTTTCCACCTTCTGAACTCGCCaaggaggcagctcaggcagctcaGGCGGAACG AACTGCGGCTTCCACTTTTAAGGACTTTGAGTTGGCATCAGTGCAGCAGAGACCAGACACTGTGTTGAGGCAACGCTTTAGAGAGCGGCTCCGAGGGGAGGAGCGGCTCCGAGGGGAGGAGCGGACAAAATCCATCTTGACAAAGCCCCGGACCAACCGCTTTGTCAAGCTGGCAGTGATGGGGCTGacggtggcactgggagcagctgccctggctaTGGTGAAGAGCGCACTGGAGTGGGCACCCAAGTTTCAGCTGCAGATTTTCCCCTGA
- the TBC1D20 gene encoding TBC1 domain family member 20 isoform X3, which translates to MWCEVVSLLRSLGSALVSYFDAKKKRKVAEIYQALNSDPINVATLRRMAISEGGLLTDEIRCKVWPKLLSVNTDDLPPLPARKELREDNKDYQQVLLDVRRSLRRFPPGMPDDQREGLQEELIDIILHVLQRNPQLHYYQGYHDIVVTFLLVVGDRLATALVEKLSTHHLRDFMDSTMDNTKHILNYLMPIIDQVNPEVHDFMQSAEVGTIFALSWLITWFGHVLSDFRHVVRLYDFFLACHPLMPIYFAAVIVLHREQEVLDCECDMASVHHLLSQIPQDLPYESLISKAGDLFVQFPPSELAKEAAQAAQAERTAASTFKDFELASVQQRPDTVLRQRFRERLRGEERLRGEERTKSILTKPRTNRFVKLAVMGLTVALGAAALAMVKSALEWAPKFQLQIFP; encoded by the exons ATGTGGTGTGAAGTAGTGTCCCTTCTCCGCTCCCTGGGAAGCGCTCTGGTGTCCT ACTTTGATgctaagaagaaaagaaaagtggCAGAGATTTACCAGGCTCTGAACAGTGACCCCATCAACGTGGCAACGCTGAGGCGGATGGCGATCAGCGAGGGCGGGCTGCTCACGGACGAGATCCGGTGCAAAGTGTGGCCAAAGCTGCTCAGTGTTAATACAGACGACCTGCCCCCTCTTCCAG CAAGGAAGGAGCTGCGAGAGGACAATAAGGATTACCAGCAAGTGTTACTGGATGTGCGGCGATCCCTGCGCCGCTTCCCACCAG GGATGCCAGATGACCAGAGGGAAGGATTGCAGGAGGAGCTCATCGATATCATCCTCCACGTCCTCCAGCGCAACCCCCAGCTGCACTACTACCAGGGATACCATGACATCGTGGTCACCTTCCTCCTGGTGGTGGGGGACAGGCTGGCCACAGCACTGGTGGAGAAGCTCTCAACGCATCACCTCAG GGATTTTATGGACTCAACGATGGATAATACCAAGCACATTTTAAATTACCTGATGCCCATCATAGACCAGGTGAACCCTGAGGTGCATGACTTCATGCAGAG TGCGGAGGTGGGAACCATCTTTGCTCTCAGCTGGCTGATCACCTGGTTTGGCCACGTTTTATCTGACTTCCGGCACGTTGTGCGATTATATGACTTCTTCCTGGCTTGCCACCCGCTGATGCCCATTTATTTTGCAGCTGTG ATCGTGCTGCACCGGGAGCAGGAAGTTCTGGACTGTGAGTGTGACATGGCCTCTGTCCACCACCTCCTGTCCCAGATCCCACAGGACCTTCCTTATGAGTCTCTGATCAGCAAAGCCGGGGACCTTTTTGTCCAGTTTCCACCTTCTGAACTCGCCaaggaggcagctcaggcagctcaGGCGGAACG AACTGCGGCTTCCACTTTTAAGGACTTTGAGTTGGCATCAGTGCAGCAGAGACCAGACACTGTGTTGAGGCAACGCTTTAGAGAGCGGCTCCGAGGGGAGGAGCGGCTCCGAGGGGAGGAGCGGACAAAATCCATCTTGACAAAGCCCCGGACCAACCGCTTTGTCAAGCTGGCAGTGATGGGGCTGacggtggcactgggagcagctgccctggctaTGGTGAAGAGCGCACTGGAGTGGGCACCCAAGTTTCAGCTGCAGATTTTCCCCTGA